The genomic region TtctagccatccaagttggtggcctcgctgcctcctgtggaagtgagttccatagtttaggtgctgcgggtggcgctgtggtctaaaccacagagcctagggcttgccgatcagaagttcggcggttcgaatccccacgacgaggtgagctcccattgttcagtccctgctcctgcccacctagcagttcgaaagcacgtcaaagtgcaagtagataaataggtaccgctccggagggaaggtaaacggcgtttccgtgtgctgctctggttcgccaaagcggcttagtcatgctggccacgtgacccgaaagctgtacgccggctccctcggccagtaaagcgagatgagcaccgcaaccccagagtcgttcacgactggacctaatggtcagaggtccctttacctttccttaCTTCCTTTAATCTGTCCGGAATCTCCCAACATCCAGCTTCGCTGAGTCTTCCTTTCCTTAGGGAAACCTCTTTCATGCTGAGGTTTCCCAGCGCAGGGCTCACCTTGGAAGGATTAAGAGGCCAAACCTTCCTTGTTATGATTCATACGATTATTTCCTGGTTTTCTTtcgcctttcttccaaggagggCTTAGCAACCTGATCCACGCAGTGAAGCCAGGTGCTTTTGCAATTGTAATCCAGCTTGCCAAACCTCCCTGCTCCTTTTGTTGCAAAGAACATTCAACTTTGCTGTGTTAACATCGCCCAGAGCGTGCTAAATCTCTCTTTTCTTCTCATTGTTTGGAACATGAGAAATCACTTGGCCGGGTCCGACATTCCATCTCTTGCCAGTACCCAGAGAGATGCCTCTGGGAGGTTGCAGGCAGAGCAGGAAAGGAGTGGCTCTCGTTGTTGTTGGCCCCtgctattcagaggtatactTCCCTTATATGTGGAGGCTCCACTTTCTCATTGCGGTAATGGCAGCAGACAGACCTGCTTGTTGAATTCGtcttggttttttcccttcatttttttttaaaggggggatcttggagtccaacaagacaTGGGTTGAATTTcttgtggctttttaaaagagatgtctgatttggccacAGTGATACATGCCTGTAAGGTCTTCagcggctgctcatgagtaaccaggctgacgcaggtacttcttttttggtgggggttttttcccccaaaaaatatttattggtgCAAATGCATGCCACTCAGAATCTGAGCTTCTGGAAAAACCACTTGTTCTTGCCTGTCTTGTATCTCTCCTCAAATTTCACTTTGGCCTCTCGCTGCGCTTTACGTTTCAGCGCAGGGTCCCTAAAGACATCCTTGTTGACAACGGTCTTGTCAAGGGGAATATCAACGGAGTACCTGGTAGGCATCAAGTGGTTGTAATTCACAAAGGACTTGATCTTGGAACACTTGGCAATCTTCTTCTTGCCCATGCTTGCTGTCACTTTGCGTGGGTAGCGATCAATGCCAGCCACCGCTGTAGGGGCGGTCAGAGGTGCCATCATCAATATTCTTAACAATAACAGCTTTGCGTCCAGAGTAACGCCCAGCAAGGATGACTTTCCATCTTGGAGCTGCGGCAGCGATGGCACCCACACCGGAAGCGACGCAGAAACTTCTAAACTAAgattctttattgtgcaagtatatacagtgcagctacgaAAAAGACgcccagctcatccttcggcagagtccgggaatggccccttccggttctttgcccagcataaaaggcgcgggatgcgaaacccccgcctaccccctctgcgtctttccccccctgcgcaaaaggggagacggaaggggtgcttcacttccagcctctgctcggtgcgagggctctcttcccctgtcagagccctgactcctactcctcaatcccatctctccctccccactagagggatcgctgacttcctcactggaggaggaggaattgctCAGCAACGGAGGCGgggaaaagccctggcaactccttgcctgctTGCGAGGGCAGCCCCTTGACAATGCCTTAGTTGCTTCCTATTTGGATTACAATAACATGCTCTTCCAGGGCCGCTGCCTTTATAAAGTGCTCTGAAACAGGCCCAAAGAGCTGCAGCCTAACTATTGACtggggctggttatagggagcaggCCACTTCCTTGTTACAGCCGTTCCAGTAGCTACCGATCTGTTTTTGGCTCCTCATTCATCTGCATATCGGTTCCTGTAAGAACTGCAACCCCCTTCTGGTCTCTTCTGGCTGATTTAAATGCTGGGGGGAACCTTTGCAAGGACACTGGTCAATTTAGacagtttccccattccttgCAAAAATAAGATACTCGATCTTGGCTTTCTATCGAGTTTTTTGCAAAGACATTTCCATCCTTAGTATTTTGCCTTCCCCACCACCTGCTTCTGTCCACACACGGCTCACGAAAccagttgctgttgtttagtcgtgtccgactcttcgtgaccccatggaccagagcatgccaggcacccctgtcttccactgcctcctgcagtttggtcagactcatgttggtagctttgagaacactgtccaaccatctcatcctctgtcgttcccttctccttgtgccctccctctttcccaacatcaggggcttttccagggagtcttctcttctcatgaggtggccaaagtcttggagcctcagcttcaggatcagtccttccagtgagcacttagggctgatttccttaagaatggataggtttgatcttcttgcagtccatgggactctcaagaaacCAGTTAGCTCCCTCATTTAGAATCTTGTCCAGATAAGCTTGGTTTGCACCTAGTACCGATTCTAGATCATCATTCTTTTTCAAATGACATTAGTAAATATCAACAGTGCAGAAACTGGGAAGGGGAGACCAGGCTCTCAGCTGTTTCAAAGGTCTAGTTGAAGGAGGTATAATTCTCTGTCTGCTGACCCAAACCTCCTCCTTATTCCAAGGCAAAAATTATTCCTTCAACCCCATGGAGTTGAGACAACTTACATCATTTACGTACTGTGCGGTTCTGCAATAGACGTTCTGTTTGCTCGCCAAGTTTGAAAAGCGGCACATGCGTTGAAGCTCGTAAACGTCTCGAGAGCTGGTTCCTGTTATCTATAGTATTCGGATCATTCAGCCTTGTGGAAACACAGATGGCTCATTAATGATATGGGAAGCAGATCTGAGCTTTGATGTGCCATATGTCATAAAGCCCCTCTTAAGACTGTCTCCACCAGAATTATAGCTTTCCCATGACTGGTGCCTTCTCCCACTTAATCTCCGCTGCACATATAAAACACTCTCGCCATGCTTTTGGCAAGAGGGTGGAATGAGAACGCTGACATGCGGGAGATTTGTcgggacatccccagatttttggGGCCAGGAACGCTAAGCGATAAGCCAAATAACAGGGccctcctctgccactgcctttTTACATGGGCACGTTCCCCAAAGAACTGAAAATTTTAGCATGCGGACAGCAGGCAGTACCTTACTTTACTGCCCGGCCATGGAAGGTCTGTTTGCTCTCATTGCTTAAGAACTTTAAGAAAGGCCTGTTGCATCAGCCagtgacccatctggtccagcatcctgatcccaCAGTCGCCAGTCGGATGCAGGATTTAAGCAAAAGAGCAATTCTCCCCtgctgtgacttccagcaacaggtgcggtggtgccttggttctcgaaacttaatccgttccggaagtccgttccaaaaccaaagcgttccaaaaccaaggcacgctttcccacagaaagtaatgcaaaatggattaatccgttttaaaaaacaacccctcaaaGAGCAATTTAACAATTTCCCTCTATTGTTGTTCTGTTAATGGTTCTCTTGGCTTCGCAgcttttgtccatttctgcagtcacacattcgatcgatcagtagctgaactggagtccacacagtcacaaaaacaaaacaaaaaaaaccaacagaaacGCAAAATTGATAGCAAAAGCggacagacctcagcgtagcactcagaacggaagcgtggcactccaaacggagcacgtttggcttccgaagaaagttcgcaaactggaacacttacttccgggtttgcagcgtttgggttccaagttgttcaagAACTAAGAatcggggtcagcaaactttttcagcagggggcaggtccactgtccctcagaccttgtggggggccggactatttttttttggggggggagaacgaattcctatgccccacaaatagcccagagatgcatttaaaataaaaggacacattctactcatgtaaaaacacgctgattcccggaccgtccgtgggccggattgagaaggcgattgggccagatccggcccccaggccttagtttgcctacacatggacttaagctgttcgaaaaccaaggtaccactgtattcagaagcctTGCTAACTCTGGCTGTGCATGTTTTGACTGACTGCAAGGGCGGAGCGTGTCCCCAGTTTTAAcccaaaataaatgaatgttcCAAAGCAATATAGACGGACAGAATATTTCTATGCCTAATGAACACGGTGGTCAAATGAACAAATACTGGGCTCAGAAAGGCGTCTTCAACTTCCACCCTCCCCCCCGACCTCTTGCAACTCCGTATTCAGCATGTCTCAGACAATCCACTCTCTGCCTCTCCAGCAGCATAGATCTGCTCTTGTAATCCACCTCCACACAGCCTAATCGAGGGGCAGCTAGACGATGGGAAGAGAGTTTGTTTAATTTTTCTCATGGCATTTGGAAGAGggagtctctctttctctgccttgtgTGTTGATCGGAGGCTCAGGAAGCGGCATCGCTGCATTTTTTCAGATTTGCAGATCCCGAGGCAGGAAAGAGCAAAGGTTATCTCGTTCACCTCCTGACTCAGAGAAAGGGTTGTCTACTCTCGGTGCTCCAGAGCCTGACCTCTGCATGCATGAAACCAGAAGCCAGGGCACCATTTTGCTAAAGACGCCTGCAGTCCAAATATTTCCATGTGACACAACTCAACGAGAATAACCCTCGCTTTCCCAATGCTTTTctaagagcctagggcttgccgttcagaaggtcggcggttcgaatccctgtgatggagtgagctcccgttgtttggtcccagctcctgcccacctagcagttcgaaagcacgttaaagtgttgttgttgttgttcagtcgtgtccgactcttcgtgacaccatggaccagagcacgccaggcacccctatcctccactgcctcccgcagtttggccaaactcatgccagtcgctttgagaacactgtccaacatgcagctgctgggtgaccttgggctagtcacacttcattgaagtctctcagccccactcacctcacagagtgtctgttgtgggggaggaagggaaaggaacaatgttagctgctttgagactatttcgggtagtgataaagcaggatatcaaatccaaacgctcttcttcttcttcttctttttcttcttcttcatcttcatcttaaCCCTCAATCCGCATACAGAGGAGTGAATCCTCACAGCTCTCAGTAGATGTCCATATTGTGGGTGTGCAAATATTTCACTTTTACGTCCTCCACCATGTGTCCAaggtttcccaacctggtgccctcgaggtgcagctggactgcagctcccaccaatcccagcccagcccagctcagcccagcccagcccagctcatggtcagggatgttggcaGCTGCATCCCATCACCaactggaaggctgcaggttggagaaggctggcctCAGGTGTGGAAGAGGTGGACCGTGCCACTGTAGGGGAATGCAGGCAGTTTGCTGGGCAGTGCTTTGTGGTTCGGTGCTGCCTTCATCGTGATCTGGGAACCTGAAGCCTTtattttaggaattctaggttccgaaatcccaagggagcagactATTTATTTATGTGAGCACGGCCgcacggatgttattggcccagggatggaaagaagatgaaAGTCCCTAGCAGAAAAGAATGGccgatcaagttgatggattatgccaaaatggctaaaatgaccggaagaatcagaaaccagggagaccaaattttaaataaggaatgggggaaatttataatttatattaaAAGGCATTGTAAACAGTTGAAATCGTTAAGAGGATTGGAATAATACTTGTAGtctaatggtgaattttggacacaatttagaggtaaaagatttggattattatgaaaaatgcaggaggaaatgacgaacaataggacccacaaacgggaggagggaaatccaggagattccttggaatcttgtttctatgtggtatatgtggctgtaaaattttaatctgaaaaaccaaataaatacattaataataataataataataataataataataataataattatcgtGGTCTGGGAACAAAAGGAACTGCCTAGTTTAGAATCTAGCCCTGTAATGTCTACACTGGTGGACAGCTGCGGCTTCCCTATGCAGGGGACATGCCTGCCCAGCCGTACCTGAAGATGGCAGTGATTGAACCGGGGACTTCCAGTGAGATGGGTCCTTCTTTTCTCTTGTCTCTTGCATTGAGTGTTGTAACAGGAGAGTGCCAGAGAAACTttgtctgctccccccccccccccgttgcagcAACTTCTGCTGTCTGACGCCGTGATCTTTTTGCATCCAGATGCGGATTACGTGGAGATCAGGAACCATTTTGTGGCCGCCCGGCCTCGCCTCCCCATCATGTTCATTGCCACCCCCAGGGACCGCCAGGACTCGGCGTGGACCAAGGAGAAGCCTTCGGCGCAGGTGAGCCCAGCTGCGGCCTTCGTCCCCTGGTTGGCCAGGTCAAACCtttccagtgtgagagccagtgtggtgtagtggttaagagcggtagactcgttatctggtgaaccgggttcgcgtctccgctcctccacatgcagctgctgggtgaccttgggctagtcacacttctctgaagtctctcagccccactcacctcacagagtgtttgttgtgggggaggaagggaaaggagaatgttagccgctttgagactcctttgggtagtgaaaagcggggtatcaaatccaaactcttcttcttcaaactcttcttccttctcgGCCTCTTCCGATCTGTCCTCTCTCATTGAAGCCTTTTCCCCACTGCTGAAATTGATCAGAGCAAAGGATGTTCGAGGTGGCAGTTCGTGGTTCTCCCCAGTGCTTTTTATCTGGGGGGGCTGCAGGGGTctgcatacccttaaacattttgtgaatcttaagtttggcctcattgaagggcagtatttcaatatgagtaggaaaatgagagtacccctaaacatattttaagggaaaaagccctggttctcCCCTTCTTCATCTAATCccccaacagccctgtgaggtaagttaggctaacTGGTGCAAGGTCACCGAGTGAGTTTCGTGtcggagtggggatttgaaccccggtctcacAGGTCCTAGTCTAGCCCAGTGGCTCCCAAGCTTTTCCAAGCCATTGCCCCCTTCGTTCTATAAACTCGcgcccattgcccccccccccaccgcttccTATACACAAGCCTTATGGCACCCCCTACTCAGGAAGGTAGcagcaacacaataaaattcaaaacagcagcagttGCACATTCATTTGGAATCCAATGAAAactctttatttaatttaattcaactttttaaatattattttatttaaggaatttcagttataaagaaataaagtggtacagaggaaaggagggggaaaagaatacagtggtacctcgggttaagaacttaattcgttctggaggtccgttcttaacctgaaagtgttctcaacctgaggtaccactttagctaatggggcctcatgctgccgctgtgctgccagagcacaatttctgttctcatcctgaagcaaagttcttaacccgaggtattacttctgggtcagcggagtctggaacctgaagcatctgtaacccgaagtaccactgtaaagatgtctgtctgtctgtctgt from Lacerta agilis isolate rLacAgi1 chromosome 11, rLacAgi1.pri, whole genome shotgun sequence harbors:
- the LOC117054900 gene encoding LOW QUALITY PROTEIN: 60S ribosomal protein L27-like (The sequence of the model RefSeq protein was modified relative to this genomic sequence to represent the inferred CDS: inserted 2 bases in 1 codon); the encoded protein is MQETREKKDPSHWKSPVQSLPSSAPRWKVILAGRYSGRKAVIVKNIDDGTSDRPYSXVAGIDRYPRKVTASMGKKKIAKCSKIKSFVNYNHLMPTRYSVDIPLDKTVVNKDVFRDPALKRKAQREAKVKFEERYKTGKNKWFFQKLRF